A genomic stretch from bacterium includes:
- a CDS encoding UDP-N-acetylmuramoyl-L-alanyl-D-glutamate--2,6-diaminopimelate ligase — MIKSLISEGLAELIPLELMERLLKLDIKGIAYDSRKVKKDYIFVAYKGFKLGDSISNSALKYIEPAMEKGAKVLVVEEPLPKTFNLAEGVETILVKDGRKAMAILSRDFYDNPAKKLKMVGITGTYGKTTSTFLLKSIYEAAGLKTGLIGTIKYTGGKEEMEAYNTTPEAPELQSVLADFVEEETKVCVMEVSSHSLELNRVYGMDFDVAGFTTLERDHLDFHETVEKYAEAKLKLFKGLKKDKIAVLNKDSSVFKQYSSQTEAKVLSYGSETKDYNVRGEILKADLNGLEIKVVWDIPKGFPLSGKGEGTIYSPLVGPHNLMNILLVTGCAFADGIEFDVISEGIKNLKVVPGRFDIINRVIVDYAHTPGALEAALRSARAITVGRLICIFGCGGDRDHGKRPLMGNVASENADYVILTTDNPRSEDPKKIIEDIISGINKCNYEVILDRETAIKHAVERSSPEDVIMVVGKGHENYQLLGELKMPWDEKAVIKEALGRKK; from the coding sequence TTGATAAAAAGTTTAATTTCCGAAGGACTTGCAGAACTCATACCTCTTGAACTTATGGAAAGATTGTTAAAACTTGATATAAAAGGAATAGCTTATGATTCCCGCAAGGTAAAGAAAGATTATATTTTTGTGGCATACAAAGGATTTAAATTAGGAGACTCCATAAGTAACAGCGCATTGAAGTATATTGAACCTGCGATGGAAAAAGGCGCCAAAGTTTTGGTCGTGGAAGAACCTCTTCCGAAAACCTTTAACCTGGCTGAAGGCGTGGAAACGATACTCGTGAAAGACGGCCGTAAGGCGATGGCGATATTGTCGAGAGATTTTTATGACAATCCTGCAAAAAAATTAAAAATGGTGGGAATAACCGGAACTTACGGAAAAACTACGTCTACGTTTCTTCTGAAATCCATATATGAAGCGGCGGGTTTGAAAACGGGATTAATAGGAACGATAAAGTATACCGGCGGGAAAGAAGAAATGGAAGCGTACAACACTACACCTGAAGCTCCGGAATTGCAAAGCGTACTGGCTGATTTTGTGGAAGAAGAAACAAAAGTTTGCGTGATGGAAGTTTCTTCGCATTCGCTCGAATTGAACAGGGTATACGGGATGGATTTTGACGTTGCCGGGTTTACGACTCTTGAAAGAGATCACCTGGATTTTCATGAAACGGTGGAGAAATACGCCGAAGCGAAGTTAAAATTATTCAAGGGATTAAAAAAGGATAAAATAGCAGTATTGAATAAAGATAGTTCTGTTTTTAAACAGTATAGTTCGCAAACGGAAGCAAAAGTGCTGAGTTATGGTAGCGAAACCAAAGATTACAATGTGCGCGGGGAAATACTAAAAGCCGATTTGAACGGACTTGAAATAAAAGTCGTGTGGGATATTCCGAAGGGGTTTCCTTTGAGTGGAAAAGGCGAAGGAACGATATATTCTCCGCTCGTGGGACCGCACAACCTTATGAACATATTACTTGTGACGGGATGCGCATTTGCCGACGGAATAGAGTTTGACGTAATAAGCGAAGGAATAAAAAACTTAAAAGTAGTGCCGGGAAGGTTTGACATAATCAACCGTGTGATAGTGGATTACGCACATACTCCCGGGGCTCTGGAAGCGGCTTTACGCTCGGCAAGAGCGATAACGGTGGGGCGTCTTATATGCATTTTCGGATGTGGAGGCGACAGGGACCACGGGAAAAGACCGTTGATGGGAAACGTAGCGTCGGAAAATGCCGATTACGTAATATTGACCACAGATAACCCGAGAAGCGAAGACCCTAAAAAAATAATTGAGGATATAATTTCGGGAATAAATAAATGTAATTACGAAGTCATACTTGATAGAGAAACTGCAATAAAACATGCAGTAGAACGCTCATCCCCGGAAGATGTAATAATGGTAGTCGGGAAAGGCCACGAAAATTACCAGCTTCTGGGAGAACTCAAAATGCCGTGGGATGAAAAAGCCGTAATTAAGGAAGCACTGGGAAGAAAAAAATGA
- the murC gene encoding UDP-N-acetylmuramate--L-alanine ligase — MFRHIKRIHFVGIGGAGMSGISELLNYEGYEITGSDNASSAVTERLSSIGIKIFEGHNKENVKGADVVVYSSAIKYNNPEVRAARRKRIPCIPRIEILAELMRMKEGIAIAGTHGKTTTTSMVGKILEVAGFDPTIVVGGKLKAIGANVRLSKHSKFLVCEADESDKLFLKLTPVINVITNIDADHLDNYKDMDEIRKIFIKFANLVPFYGCNIICKDDINVNLILSKIKKRYVSYGFNQEANIKIKQYQLGNAVGPDMVKEFKMFPSKFAIQYNGNAPEEFTLFMPGIHNILNACGAIAVGMELEIPMAKIKEAVAEFSCPMRRFEFKGNANGITIMDDYAHHPAEIQTTLEAARKTFDSRVIVIFQPHLFSRTQKLADRFGQSFKDADLVAIMPIYPAREKPVEGITSELIINAGKQYGFSNMYYMRSKDDLLKWCKKNLKKGDTLFTVGAGDIYKFGEEIIKNPELIK; from the coding sequence ATGTTTAGACACATAAAACGTATACATTTTGTAGGGATCGGCGGAGCTGGAATGAGCGGCATTTCTGAATTATTAAATTATGAAGGTTATGAAATAACCGGCTCCGATAATGCAAGTTCAGCCGTAACTGAGCGTTTATCAAGCATAGGAATTAAAATTTTTGAAGGTCATAATAAAGAAAATGTAAAAGGGGCAGACGTAGTAGTTTATTCCTCGGCAATAAAATATAATAACCCGGAAGTCCGTGCAGCTCGAAGAAAAAGAATCCCATGTATACCGAGAATAGAAATTCTTGCGGAACTTATGAGAATGAAGGAGGGTATTGCCATCGCCGGAACACACGGAAAAACAACCACGACTTCAATGGTGGGAAAAATACTTGAAGTCGCAGGATTTGACCCGACTATAGTTGTCGGCGGAAAACTGAAAGCTATAGGCGCAAATGTCAGACTCAGTAAACATAGCAAATTCCTTGTGTGCGAAGCAGACGAAAGCGATAAACTGTTTCTTAAACTTACGCCCGTTATTAACGTTATAACAAACATTGATGCAGATCACCTTGATAATTATAAAGATATGGACGAAATAAGGAAAATATTTATAAAATTTGCCAATTTAGTGCCTTTTTATGGGTGCAATATTATATGTAAAGACGATATAAACGTGAATCTGATACTTTCAAAAATAAAGAAAAGATATGTAAGTTATGGGTTTAACCAGGAAGCGAATATAAAAATAAAACAGTATCAACTTGGAAATGCAGTTGGCCCCGATATGGTAAAAGAATTTAAGATGTTTCCTTCAAAATTTGCGATTCAGTATAATGGTAACGCTCCTGAAGAGTTTACTCTTTTTATGCCGGGAATTCACAATATACTCAATGCTTGCGGAGCAATCGCGGTCGGAATGGAATTGGAAATTCCAATGGCAAAAATTAAAGAGGCTGTGGCGGAATTCTCATGTCCTATGAGAAGATTTGAATTCAAGGGGAATGCAAACGGAATTACCATAATGGATGATTATGCCCATCATCCTGCGGAAATACAAACAACGTTAGAGGCCGCACGAAAAACTTTCGATTCACGCGTTATTGTGATATTCCAACCACACCTGTTTTCCAGAACACAAAAGTTGGCGGATAGATTCGGGCAGAGTTTTAAAGATGCGGATTTGGTCGCAATAATGCCCATATATCCCGCAAGAGAAAAACCCGTTGAAGGTATAACAAGCGAACTCATTATAAATGCAGGAAAACAATACGGATTTTCAAATATGTATTATATGAGAAGCAAAGACGATTTGTTAAAATGGTGCAAGAAAAATCTGAAAAAAGGAGATACGCTGTTTACCGTTGGTGCAGGCGATATTTACAAATTCGGGGAAGAGATTATTAAGAATCCTGAGTTAATTAAATAA
- a CDS encoding putative peptidoglycan glycosyltransferase FtsW → MLHIKRANSDIIIMVGILLAVGIVMVYSSSVFVFISEQVKNGGKNNQITSLVFLRKQLIPLLVGIILCIILLKTDYHLLGKISWGFLGLTVCFLVAVLIFGPKINGVHRWIKIAGISIQPSEFVKIALIIFIADFLSKRDKNDVKKTLLPLLGVIAVVGVLIALEPSFGILSVICMTCFVMLFMGGVKLIYLMAPVVLLGSIGVIGFMNSPKFAYARARVTKYVAIQDENRNGSNKTKDGPKAPGEIKQPINYQLQQSLYGIGAGGFLGKGLGEGKAKLLFLPYPHTDFIFSIISEEAGLIGGSFVCLMFLLLFLKGIRIAWGAPDGMGHLLAIGISFLLFISAMVHICVACGILPTTGVPLPFISFGGSNLLASLISVGILLNVSLHREDSHEITETESEKSS, encoded by the coding sequence ATGCTACATATAAAAAGAGCAAATAGCGATATAATCATTATGGTGGGAATACTTCTCGCTGTCGGGATAGTAATGGTATATTCGAGTTCGGTATTTGTTTTTATAAGCGAACAGGTTAAAAACGGAGGGAAAAATAATCAGATAACCAGCCTGGTGTTTTTGAGAAAACAGCTTATACCTTTACTGGTTGGAATTATATTGTGTATTATTTTGTTAAAAACGGATTATCATTTATTGGGAAAAATATCCTGGGGGTTCCTTGGGCTAACGGTGTGTTTCCTTGTTGCGGTTCTTATATTTGGACCAAAAATAAACGGTGTGCACAGATGGATAAAGATAGCGGGTATATCAATCCAGCCATCGGAATTTGTCAAGATAGCCCTTATAATATTTATTGCAGATTTTTTGTCAAAAAGAGATAAAAATGATGTAAAAAAAACGCTTCTGCCTTTGCTCGGTGTGATTGCGGTTGTAGGTGTTTTGATAGCATTGGAACCATCTTTTGGAATATTGTCCGTAATATGTATGACGTGTTTTGTTATGCTGTTTATGGGTGGCGTGAAACTTATTTATTTAATGGCTCCGGTGGTTTTACTCGGAAGCATTGGAGTTATAGGGTTTATGAATTCCCCGAAGTTTGCATACGCAAGGGCAAGAGTAACGAAATATGTGGCGATACAAGATGAAAATAGAAATGGGTCCAACAAAACGAAAGACGGCCCCAAAGCACCAGGAGAAATAAAACAACCTATTAATTACCAGCTGCAGCAGTCATTATACGGGATAGGTGCGGGAGGATTTCTTGGAAAAGGTCTTGGAGAAGGAAAAGCAAAGCTTTTGTTCCTGCCTTATCCGCATACTGATTTCATATTTTCGATAATATCTGAAGAAGCTGGCCTTATAGGAGGCTCTTTTGTATGCTTAATGTTTTTATTGTTATTCCTGAAAGGGATAAGAATTGCATGGGGCGCACCGGATGGAATGGGACACCTCCTGGCGATAGGAATAAGTTTTTTGTTGTTCATATCGGCAATGGTTCATATATGCGTGGCTTGCGGAATTTTGCCGACAACCGGAGTTCCGCTCCCGTTTATATCGTTCGGAGGTTCAAACTTATTGGCTAGCTTGATAAGCGTCGGAATACTTTTAAATGTAAGCCTTCATAGAGAAGATAGTCATGAAATCACGGAAACAGAGAGCGAAAAGTCCAGCTGA
- the murD gene encoding UDP-N-acetylmuramoyl-L-alanine--D-glutamate ligase: MKKEKQVKKVGIVGFQRSGMACAKALLKENVKVFVNDSSAEVRGKFETFLSELSMIPEFRGKTINIDGKFGVNSEKLLKQDMIIVSPGVPLNLAIFRKAQKKRIPVIGELEFAYESFCRDGKEKEIIGVTGTNGKTTTVHLVNNILKEAKKNSVVCGNTGTAFTEVVNLYGIQNFIPVIEISSFQLESIKTFRPKVGVLLNVTADHLNRYKNIGEYRKAKLRLFMNQTKDDFAILNFDAKNMRELNLKSRKLYFSTMYKRTSSSILSPDIWVEGNDIICNTGKSSRTVEKFNTKALNIRWGCLMEDYLAAILAAKVLGISREHIIKGLKAFKGVSNRMEEVDTYKGIKIINNSMCTNPAAFIEVLNSLGKTGTILIAGGKEKNFSTVKMVEAMNKNAKFCVLIGEAAKRLSKGLTVKHKEAKSMESAVEIAFSKAQKEDVIILSPGFASFDWYRDYSARGEDFRQKVRAYIKN, translated from the coding sequence ATGAAAAAAGAAAAACAAGTAAAAAAGGTCGGGATTGTAGGTTTTCAAAGAAGCGGTATGGCTTGTGCAAAAGCTTTGTTAAAAGAAAATGTAAAAGTTTTTGTTAATGATTCTTCTGCCGAAGTAAGGGGGAAGTTCGAAACATTTTTATCCGAATTGTCGATGATACCGGAATTTAGAGGAAAAACAATAAATATTGACGGAAAGTTTGGCGTTAATAGCGAGAAATTATTAAAGCAGGATATGATTATTGTTTCGCCCGGAGTTCCTTTAAATCTTGCTATTTTCCGGAAAGCGCAAAAGAAAAGAATTCCCGTAATAGGAGAACTGGAATTCGCGTATGAGTCTTTTTGCCGGGACGGTAAAGAAAAGGAAATAATAGGCGTAACGGGGACGAACGGGAAAACAACAACAGTGCACCTGGTAAATAATATTTTAAAAGAGGCAAAGAAAAATAGCGTTGTTTGCGGAAATACGGGAACGGCTTTTACTGAGGTCGTCAATTTATATGGGATTCAAAATTTTATCCCGGTGATAGAGATAAGTAGTTTTCAACTTGAAAGCATAAAAACGTTTCGCCCCAAAGTAGGCGTGCTGCTTAATGTTACTGCTGACCATCTGAACCGGTATAAGAATATTGGCGAATACAGAAAAGCGAAACTAAGATTGTTTATGAACCAAACAAAAGATGATTTTGCGATATTGAATTTTGATGCTAAGAATATGCGGGAATTAAACTTGAAATCACGGAAATTATATTTTTCTACCATGTATAAAAGAACCTCTTCATCAATTTTGTCACCCGATATATGGGTGGAAGGAAACGACATAATATGCAACACGGGCAAGAGCAGTAGGACGGTGGAAAAATTTAATACAAAAGCCTTAAATATAAGATGGGGTTGTTTGATGGAAGATTACCTTGCTGCTATTCTTGCGGCAAAAGTGCTTGGAATAAGCAGAGAACATATCATAAAGGGACTGAAAGCATTTAAGGGAGTTTCAAACAGGATGGAAGAAGTAGATACTTATAAAGGAATAAAAATAATAAATAATTCGATGTGTACCAATCCTGCGGCGTTTATAGAGGTGTTAAATAGTTTAGGGAAAACAGGGACAATTCTGATAGCCGGCGGGAAAGAGAAAAATTTTTCTACGGTAAAAATGGTAGAAGCGATGAACAAAAATGCAAAATTTTGTGTCTTGATTGGAGAGGCAGCAAAGAGACTGTCAAAAGGGTTAACCGTAAAACATAAAGAAGCGAAAAGTATGGAATCTGCAGTAGAAATCGCTTTTTCCAAAGCACAAAAAGAAGATGTAATAATATTGTCGCCCGGGTTTGCTTCGTTTGACTGGTATAGAGATTACAGCGCAAGAGGAGAAGATTTTAGGCAAAAAGTAAGGGCATATATAAAGAATTAA
- the murF gene encoding UDP-N-acetylmuramoyl-tripeptide--D-alanyl-D-alanine ligase, with product MEKLNVKEIEAGVKGNLLNISEYICHSKNKRLLILEENKFIEGVSIDSRTVKEGELFVAIKGKKVDGNCFVKDVVRKKVSALFIERGKVKKTLSDIREIKSEFQQINLKIIVVQDTLKALGDLGAYYRKKFKIPVIGITGSTGKTTTKELTASCLSAKYNVLKNKSSYNSLTGVPLTLFNLAEENNMCVLEIGANRKGEIKRLSEIANPAAGIITNIGACHLEAFKTLEGVLKEKSELLRGTRVAIINGDDVLLRTIKLPYPLIQKKFKFGITGVGLDLTAQEVDLKDGISFKVDGIKFKMPLIGIHNVYNALAAISAGIYFDVPLKDMSEALKNVEAMEHRDELIDIKGIRIIDSTYNANPFSMRAAIEELCVLKAQADLKTKKAGKNRTIAILGDMLELGKKSEQFHMDVGAFLKEKHIDIIISVGKLAKHYIEDIYARKKFSFRSSEEVIPFIKKFLEKGDIVLIKGSNAMRMSKIVSSL from the coding sequence ATGGAAAAACTAAACGTTAAAGAAATTGAAGCAGGCGTTAAAGGAAATTTGTTGAATATATCCGAATATATTTGTCACTCCAAAAACAAGAGATTGTTGATATTAGAAGAAAATAAATTTATCGAGGGAGTTTCGATAGATTCAAGAACGGTGAAAGAAGGAGAGTTGTTTGTAGCGATAAAAGGGAAAAAAGTTGACGGGAATTGTTTCGTGAAAGATGTGGTCAGGAAAAAAGTATCCGCGTTGTTTATAGAAAGAGGAAAAGTAAAAAAAACTTTATCCGATATCAGGGAAATAAAAAGTGAGTTTCAACAAATAAATCTCAAAATAATAGTTGTGCAAGACACCTTAAAAGCTTTGGGAGATCTTGGCGCATATTACAGAAAAAAATTTAAGATACCCGTAATCGGCATAACAGGTTCAACCGGGAAAACAACTACAAAAGAGTTGACCGCGAGCTGTCTCTCGGCGAAATATAACGTATTAAAAAATAAAAGTAGTTACAATAGTCTTACCGGGGTGCCGTTAACTTTGTTTAACCTTGCAGAAGAGAATAATATGTGCGTGCTTGAAATTGGAGCAAATCGTAAAGGTGAAATAAAAAGATTATCGGAAATTGCAAACCCGGCTGCGGGGATAATTACGAATATCGGTGCCTGTCACCTTGAAGCTTTTAAAACCCTTGAAGGCGTATTAAAAGAAAAATCCGAGCTTCTGCGCGGAACACGTGTAGCCATAATAAACGGAGATGATGTGTTACTCAGGACGATAAAACTTCCGTATCCTCTTATACAGAAAAAATTTAAGTTTGGAATAACAGGTGTGGGTTTGGATTTGACGGCGCAAGAAGTTGACCTTAAAGACGGGATAAGTTTTAAGGTAGACGGAATTAAATTTAAAATGCCTCTTATAGGCATTCATAACGTTTATAACGCGCTTGCGGCAATCAGCGCAGGAATTTATTTTGACGTTCCCCTTAAGGATATGTCGGAAGCCCTAAAAAATGTCGAGGCAATGGAACACAGGGACGAATTAATTGATATAAAAGGAATTCGTATTATAGACAGCACTTACAATGCAAACCCGTTTTCAATGCGTGCTGCGATAGAAGAGTTGTGTGTTTTGAAAGCACAAGCCGATCTGAAAACAAAGAAAGCAGGAAAAAATAGAACCATAGCTATTCTTGGAGATATGCTGGAACTCGGCAAAAAGAGCGAGCAGTTTCATATGGATGTGGGGGCTTTTCTTAAAGAGAAACATATAGATATAATCATTAGCGTGGGAAAACTGGCGAAACACTATATTGAAGATATTTATGCGAGAAAAAAGTTTTCTTTCAGGTCTTCGGAAGAAGTAATTCCGTTCATAAAAAAGTTCCTGGAAAAAGGTGATATAGTTCTTATTAAAGGCTCCAACGCGATGAGAATGTCTAAAATTGTGTCGAGTTTATAA
- the murG gene encoding undecaprenyldiphospho-muramoylpentapeptide beta-N-acetylglucosaminyltransferase produces MKEKNKIKIIVATGGTGGHICTALAIADELIEKNVDVLLVGSQIGLEKKIISGKYRFKSTSQRPLLGKKMKAKLMFPIFLIIALVQAVKILLKEKPDGVIGTGGFGSFNCVFIASLLGIPTIISEIDSIPGLTTKILSIFVYEIWAAFPCAKENLPSKKVHIGGFPVRKEITMCTKNIKDFGLKENKFTVFVFGGSRGAQAINKVMPKTIELLGKDFQFIWQTGNTNNEGKSDNVYISNFINDMGSVYGNSDILVSRSGALTIGEIMATNIPAILIPYPYATQQHQMKNAKLLEKRGLARIIPEPKLTPEKLAQEIKKYIAEKHNKINCEQKIEKISNAAKLIADRIIEIAQRSRKNNFIRSSKEQIRTSNNINSK; encoded by the coding sequence ATGAAAGAAAAGAATAAAATAAAAATAATAGTCGCAACGGGTGGAACCGGTGGGCATATATGCACGGCACTTGCAATAGCGGATGAATTAATAGAAAAAAATGTAGACGTTTTATTGGTTGGTTCGCAAATCGGATTGGAAAAGAAAATAATATCGGGCAAATACCGTTTTAAAAGTACATCACAAAGACCACTGCTTGGAAAAAAAATGAAAGCTAAATTAATGTTTCCGATTTTCTTGATAATAGCCTTGGTTCAGGCAGTAAAAATATTGCTTAAAGAAAAACCCGACGGGGTAATAGGAACGGGAGGTTTTGGCTCGTTTAATTGCGTTTTTATCGCTTCCTTATTGGGGATTCCAACTATAATTAGTGAAATAGACTCCATCCCGGGACTTACGACAAAAATATTATCAATTTTTGTATACGAAATATGGGCGGCTTTCCCTTGCGCAAAAGAAAACCTGCCTTCAAAAAAAGTCCATATCGGTGGATTCCCGGTCAGGAAAGAAATTACTATGTGTACGAAAAATATAAAAGATTTCGGTCTGAAAGAAAATAAATTTACGGTTTTTGTTTTCGGAGGTTCGAGAGGAGCTCAGGCTATAAATAAAGTTATGCCCAAAACTATCGAACTCTTAGGAAAAGACTTCCAATTTATATGGCAAACGGGAAACACTAACAATGAGGGGAAATCGGATAATGTTTATATATCAAACTTTATTAATGATATGGGAAGTGTTTATGGCAATTCGGACATTCTAGTTTCACGGTCGGGCGCATTAACTATTGGTGAAATAATGGCAACTAATATCCCGGCAATACTTATCCCCTACCCGTATGCAACTCAACAACACCAGATGAAAAATGCAAAACTACTTGAAAAACGCGGTCTGGCGCGAATAATCCCGGAGCCAAAACTTACACCCGAAAAACTTGCGCAGGAAATAAAAAAATATATTGCCGAAAAACATAATAAAATAAATTGTGAACAAAAAATAGAAAAAATAAGTAATGCGGCAAAATTAATAGCGGATAGAATAATTGAGATTGCACAGAGAAGTAGAAAAAATAATTTTATAAGAAGTTCTAAAGAACAAATAAGAACTTCTAACAACATTAATAGCAAATAG
- the mraY gene encoding phospho-N-acetylmuramoyl-pentapeptide-transferase, whose amino-acid sequence MLYDLLYPLHTKYFFFHLFKYITFRAAYAGATGLLLSLICGKYIIRWLTKRKILAQVREKGIKSQETKTHIPTMGGLLLMFAVSVSALLWCDLKEPFVWVILLSSLAFGAIGVVDDMRKIKLHKGISKLQKFLPQIIIGLLVGAYVYFFPKDLSFRSYTTVLFLKNWFVYLDWFYIPFVVIVLIAVTNATNLTDGLDGLAIGLGAEAIFAFLVLAYAVGNLNFSQYLGIIHIPGAGEITVFLAGAAGAALGFLWYNTSPAQIIMGDTGALMLGGIIGVAAVLIKQEVLLLLACGPYAIETMSVILQVAYFKRTHGKRLFRMAPIHHHYEKKGLPENKIVVRFWIIGILFLVVCLSTLKIR is encoded by the coding sequence ATGTTATACGATTTGTTGTATCCGTTACATACAAAATATTTTTTCTTTCATTTGTTTAAGTACATAACTTTCCGTGCTGCTTATGCAGGTGCAACCGGGTTGTTGCTATCTTTGATTTGCGGGAAATACATAATCAGGTGGCTTACCAAACGGAAAATCCTTGCCCAGGTGAGAGAAAAAGGAATAAAAAGCCAGGAAACAAAAACGCATATTCCTACTATGGGTGGATTGCTTCTGATGTTTGCGGTTTCCGTATCTGCCTTGTTGTGGTGCGATTTGAAAGAACCTTTTGTTTGGGTCATTTTGCTTTCTTCTCTTGCCTTTGGCGCTATAGGCGTAGTTGATGATATGAGAAAAATAAAGTTACATAAAGGTATTTCTAAGTTACAAAAGTTTTTACCTCAAATAATTATCGGGTTACTGGTGGGAGCATATGTTTACTTTTTCCCCAAGGATCTTAGTTTTAGATCGTATACGACGGTACTGTTTTTGAAGAATTGGTTTGTATATCTTGATTGGTTTTATATTCCTTTTGTAGTGATTGTATTAATTGCCGTCACAAACGCAACGAATCTCACGGACGGTCTTGACGGGCTTGCAATCGGTTTAGGCGCGGAAGCCATATTTGCGTTTCTTGTTCTTGCATATGCAGTAGGAAATTTAAATTTTTCTCAATACCTTGGAATCATCCATATACCGGGTGCGGGTGAAATAACCGTTTTCCTTGCCGGGGCTGCCGGTGCAGCGCTCGGATTTTTGTGGTATAATACGTCGCCGGCGCAAATTATTATGGGAGATACCGGAGCGCTTATGTTGGGCGGAATTATCGGGGTGGCGGCAGTGCTTATAAAACAGGAAGTTTTGCTTTTATTGGCTTGCGGACCATATGCCATCGAGACAATGTCCGTTATTTTACAGGTTGCTTATTTCAAACGAACACACGGGAAACGATTGTTCCGTATGGCACCAATTCACCATCATTACGAGAAAAAAGGTTTGCCCGAAAATAAAATAGTAGTCAGGTTCTGGATTATCGGAATTTTGTTTCTTGTCGTTTGTTTGTCTACACTGAAAATAAGATGA
- the ftsA gene encoding cell division protein FtsA, with product MKEELIAGIDFGNSKITCLVAKIPINTDKENALTGIEALEIIGDASIETSSLNNGLIIDLEGMALGMRTVVAEAEKKAGVKLNELFIGIGGSHIKGETVRGVIPISTPGKEITGKAVIEVKEQAKAIKSSPGREIVYTIPQKFIIDEQSGIKNPIGMTGNRLEAEIYIVSGSSMGVQNIYKSAERAKIGIRGLVLQTIANFYGVLEAEDRGLGYILVDIGEETTEVGIFSNGKIKEVFSIDVGGNYITNDIAIAFGISKREAEELKIKYGMARSEMTPDETINLANLLKTVVVGVPGGRNLANGQVKNIERKELVRVIAPRVEEIFGSINRKIKEITENNYNDYADFTPAGVIITGGTAKMSGIDGLAQRIFEMSARVGFPCNIKGLSDALKDPAYTSAVGLILYGLQNGEDFRDKTSRSKEKKMGKIEGANWFQKTGSKMRKWLVE from the coding sequence ATGAAGGAAGAATTAATTGCAGGAATTGATTTTGGGAATTCTAAAATTACCTGTTTAGTTGCGAAGATACCGATTAATACGGATAAAGAAAATGCATTGACCGGGATAGAAGCATTGGAAATTATAGGAGATGCAAGCATAGAAACTTCCTCCCTAAATAACGGGTTGATAATTGACCTTGAAGGCATGGCGTTGGGAATGAGAACGGTAGTCGCGGAAGCAGAAAAAAAAGCAGGAGTTAAATTAAATGAATTGTTTATTGGTATTGGAGGATCTCATATAAAAGGAGAAACCGTAAGAGGTGTAATACCGATTTCAACCCCGGGGAAAGAAATAACCGGAAAAGCCGTAATTGAAGTGAAAGAACAGGCAAAAGCAATAAAAAGCTCACCCGGGAGAGAAATAGTATATACAATCCCTCAGAAATTTATTATAGACGAACAAAGTGGTATAAAAAATCCGATAGGAATGACCGGGAATAGATTGGAAGCGGAAATATATATAGTAAGCGGGTCAAGTATGGGTGTGCAAAATATTTATAAATCCGCAGAACGGGCAAAAATTGGTATTAGAGGTTTGGTTTTGCAGACAATCGCTAATTTTTATGGAGTACTGGAAGCAGAAGACCGGGGGCTCGGTTATATATTGGTAGACATTGGAGAGGAAACAACCGAAGTAGGAATATTTTCGAATGGTAAAATAAAAGAAGTCTTTAGTATTGATGTTGGAGGAAATTATATAACTAATGATATAGCAATTGCTTTTGGAATATCCAAAAGAGAAGCAGAAGAATTAAAAATAAAATACGGAATGGCTCGTTCGGAAATGACACCGGATGAAACCATAAACCTGGCAAACCTTTTAAAAACAGTCGTTGTAGGCGTACCGGGTGGACGGAACTTAGCAAATGGGCAGGTTAAAAATATAGAGAGAAAAGAACTTGTAAGAGTTATAGCTCCGAGAGTAGAAGAAATATTTGGTTCAATTAACAGAAAAATAAAAGAAATAACGGAAAACAATTATAATGATTATGCGGATTTTACGCCTGCCGGGGTCATAATTACGGGTGGTACCGCAAAAATGTCGGGAATAGACGGTTTAGCACAACGAATTTTTGAAATGTCGGCAAGAGTTGGATTCCCCTGTAATATAAAAGGGTTAAGCGATGCCTTGAAAGATCCTGCTTATACGTCGGCAGTTGGACTCATACTTTATGGATTGCAAAACGGAGAAGATTTCCGGGATAAAACGAGCAGGTCTAAAGAAAAGAAAATGGGAAAAATTGAAGGAGCCAATTGGTTCCAAAAAACAGGCTCAAAAATGAGGAAATGGCTCGTAGAATAA